In a genomic window of Thunnus thynnus chromosome 16, fThuThy2.1, whole genome shotgun sequence:
- the stag1a gene encoding cohesin subunit SA-1a, whose translation MITSELPVLQDSSNESGATDAVGLSMSIGEIEDPEAKGKKKRGRPGKQAPTSNKKPRKSPTDKTVGVARGRGKANGVAQHNGDGGDPVTLFEVVKLGKSAMQSVVDEWIESYKQDRDLALLDLINFFIQCSGCKGTVRIEMFRNMQNAEIIRKMTEEFDEDSGDYPLTMPGPMWKKFRYNFCEFISVLIRQCQYSIIYDEYMMDTVISLLTGLSDSQVRAFRHTSTLAAMKLMTALVNVALNLSIHQDNTQRQYEAERNKIAGKRANEKLELLLQKRKELQENQDEIENMMNSIFKGIFVHRYRDAIAEIRAICIEEIGVWMKMYSDAFLNDSYLKYVGWTLHDRQGEVRLKCLKALQNLYTNRELFPKLELFTNRFKDRIVSMTLDKEYDVAVEAIRLVTLILQGSEDALSNEDCENVYHLVYSAHRPVAVAAGEFLHRKLFSRHDPQAEEALAKRRGRSSPNGNLIRMLVLFFLESELHEHAAYLVDSLWESSQELLKDWECMAELLLEEPVQGEELLSDRQESALIELMVCTIRQAAEAHPPVGRGTGKRVLTAKERKTQIDDKNKLTEHFIMALPMLLSKYQVDSEKVANLLQIPQFFDLDVYSAGRMEKHLDALLKQIRLVVEKHIEIDVLEACSKTYSILCSEEYTIMNRVDIARSQLIDEMSDRFTHSVEELLQEAEEADDDDIYNVLSTLKRLTAFHNAHDLTRWDLFGNCYRLLKAGIEQGSMPEQIAVQALQCSHYSILWQLVKITEGAPSKDDLVALRRVVKSFLAVCQQCLSNVNTPVKEQAFMLLCDLLMIFSHQLVSGGREGLQPLVFNPDSTLQNELLNFVLDHVFIDQDDESQSMEGDEEDEANKIEALHKRRNLLAAFCKLIIYDIVDMPAAADIFKHYMKYYNDYGDIIKETLSKTRQTDKILCAKTLILSLQQLFNELLQDQGPNLDRTSSHVSGIKELARRFALTFGLDQIKTREAVATLHKDGIEFAFKYQNPRGPEFPPINLAFLEVLSEFSSKLIRQDKKTVHSYLEKFMSESMSERREDVWLPLISYRNSLLTGGDEDHMSVTSGSSSKTGSVRSKKGRPPLHKKRIEEESSVEGSWLMRNDTLQTPGALQTPQLTSTVLRENRPAEHLPDPDSEPGSENDFVHNPQMQMSWLGQQKMDEVSRKDRTALNYIKSRSNQGVRQTVRGLMEDDAEPIFEDVMMSSRGQLEDMNEEFEDTMVIDLPPSRNRRERAELRPDFFDSAAMIEDESGFSMPMF comes from the exons ATGATCACCTCGGAGCTCCCTGTCCTACA GGACTCATCCAATGAGTCAGGGGCAACAGATGCAGTGGGTTTAAGTATGAGCATCGGTGAGATAGAAGATCCAGAAGCGAAAggcaagaagaagagagggaggccTGGAAAACAAGCCCCG ACGTCCAATAAGAAGCCTCGGAAGTCGCCGACAGACAAGACTGTCGGCGTAGCCAGAGGGCGAGGGAAAGCCAACGGTGTGGCTCAACATAATGGAGACGGCGGAGACCCCGTCACCCTGTTTGAAGTGGTCAAACTGGGCAAGAGCGCCATGCAG tctGTGGTGGATGAGTGGATCGAGTCGTATAAACAGGACAGAGATTTGGCTCTGCTGGACCTCATCAATTTTTTCATCCAGTGCTCAGGGTGCAAAG GCACTGTGAGGATTGAGATGTTCAGGAACATGCAGAACGCCGAGATCATCCGCAAGATGACCGAGGAGTTTGATGAG GACAGCGGTGATTATCCTCTCACCATGCCAGGGCCGATGTGGAAAAAGTTCCGCTACAACTTCTGCGAGTTCATCAGCGTTTTGATCCGCCAGTGTCAGTACAGCATCATCTACGACGAGTACATGATGGACACTGTGATCTCCCTCCTCACGGGGCTGTCTGACTCTCAAGTCCGAGCCTTCAGACACACGTCCACATTAGCAG CGATGAAGCTCATGACAGCGCTGGTGAACGTGGCGCTGAACCTGAGCATTCACCAGGACAACACCCAGAGACAGTACGAGGCCGAGAGGAACAAGATAGCTGGAAAAAGAGCCAACGAGAAGCTGGAACTGCTGCTACAGAAAAGGAAGGAG CTTCAGGAAAACCAAGATGAGATCGAGAATATGATGAACTCCATCTTCAAAGGCATTTTCGTTCATCGCTACAG AGACGCAATCGCTGAGATCAGAGCCATCTGTATTGAGGAGATTGGAGTGTGGATGAAGATGTACAGCGATGCTTTCCTTAATGATAGTTACCTGAAATATGTCGGTTGGACACTACATGATAGG caaggAGAGGTGCGTCTGAAGTGTCTGAAGGCTCTGCAGAATCTGTACACAAACCGTGAATTGTTCCCCAAGCTAGAGCTTTTCACCAACCGCTTCAAG GATCGTATTGTATCAATGACACTGGATAAGGAGTACGATGTGGCTGTGGAGGCCATCAGACTGGTCACGCTCATCCTGCA GGGCAGTGAAGACGCTTTGTCTAACGAGGACTGTGAGAACGTTTACCACCTGGTTTACTCTGCCCACCGGCCAGTCGCTGTTGCTGCTGGAGAATTCCTGCACAGGAA actgTTCAGTCGTCATGACCCCCAGGCAGAAGAAGCGCTGGCTAAGCGCAGAGGGAGAAGCAGTCCCAACGGAAATCTCATCCGCATGCTGGTGCTCTTCTTTCTGGAGAGCGAg ctcCACGAGCATGCAGCCTATCTGGTGGACTCATTATGGGAAAGTTCTCAGGAGCTGCTGAAAGACTGGGAGTGTATGGCTGAACTTCTGCTGGAGGAGCCTGTACAGGGAGAGGAgt tgttgtcagacagacaggagagtgCGCTGATAGAGTTGATGGTTTGCACCATCCGGCAGGCAGCAGAGGCACACCCACCTGTTGGCAGAGGCACCGGCAAACGG gtgcTGACAGCAAAGGAGAGGAAGACGCAGATAGATGATAAGAACAAACTGACAGAGCACTTCATCATGGCTCTGCCCATGTTGTTGTCCAAG TACCAGGTAGACTCAGAGAAGGTAGCCAACCTGCTCCAGATCCCCCAGTTCTTCGACCTGGACGTGTACAGCGCCGGGCGCATGGAGAAGCACCTGGACGCCTTGCTGAAGCAGATCCGGCTGGTGGTGGAGAAGCACATCGAGATAGACGTGCTCGAGGCCTGCAGTAAGACCTACAGCATCCTCTGCTCCGAAGAATACACCATCATGAACCGCGTGGACATCGCTCGCTCGCAGCTCATCGACGAGATGAGCGACCGCTTCACGCACTCTGTCGAAGAGTTGCTGCAGGAG GCTGAGGAGGCTGATGATGACGATATCTACAACGTTTTATCTACTCTCAAGAGACTCACAGCCTTCCACAA CGCTCACGACTTGACGCGGTGGGACTTGTTCGGGAACTGCTACCGGCTGCTGAAGGCGGGCATCGAGCAGGGCTCCATGCCGGAGCAGATAGCCGTCCAGGCCCTGCAGTGCTCCCACTACTCCATCCTCTGGCAGCTGGTTAAGATCACAGAAGGGGCTCCCAGCAAG gATGACCTGGTGGCTCTCAGGAGAGTAGTGAAGTCTTTCCTGGCTGTGTGCCAGCAGTGCCTGTCCAACGTCAACACGCCAGTCAAAGAGCAG GCGTTCATGCTTCTCTGCGACCTGTTGATGATCTTCAGTCACCAGCTCGTCTCCGGCGGCAGGGAGGGCCTCCAGCCGCTGGTCTTCAACCCGGACAGCACCCTGCAGAACGAGCTGCTCAACTTCGTCCTGGACCACGTCTTCATCGACCAGGACGATGAGAGCCAGAGCATGG AGGGAGACGAGGAAGACGAGGCCAACAAGATCGAGGCTCTCCACAAGAGGAGAAACCTGCTCGCTGCTTTCTGCAAACTCATCATCTACGACATCGTAGACATGCCCGCTGCTGCCGACATCTTCAAACACTACATGAAG tacTATAATGATTACGGCGACATCATCAAAGAGACTCTGAGTAAAACCAGACAGACGGACAAGATTCTCTGCGCCAAGACACTCATCCTCAGtctgcagcag CTGTTCAACGAGCTGCTGCAGGATCAAGGTCCCAACCTGGACCGAACATCATCTCATGTGAGCGGCATTAAGGAGTTGGCCCGGCGCTTCGCCCTCACCTTTGGCCTGGATCAGATCAAAACCAGAGAGGCTGTCGCCACGCTGCACAA GGATGGAATAGAGTTTGCATTTAAGTACCAGAATCCTCGAGGTCCAGAGTTTCCTCCGATCAACCTGGCTTTCCTAGAGGTCTTGAGTGAATTCTCCTCCAAACTAATCCGCCAAGACAAAAAGACAGT CCATTCGTACCTGGAGAAGTTCATGTCAGAGTCGATGTCGGAGCGTCGAGAGGACGTGTGGCTGCCGCTGATCTCCTACAGAAACAGCCTGCTGACGGGAGGAGACGAGGACCACATGTCTGTCACATCGGGCTCCAGTAGCAAGACCGGCTCAGTCCGCAGCAAGAAGGGACGACCGCCACTACACAAGAAACGCATCGAGG AGGAGAGTAGTGTGGAGGGCTCATGGCTGATGCGGAATGACACCTTACAGACACCGGGGGCGCTGCAGACCCCTCAGCTCACCTCAACAGTCCTCCGAGAGAACAGACCAGCTGAACACTTGCCAGACCCCGACTCAGAACCCGGATCAGAGAACGATTTCGTACACAA TCCTCAGATGCAGATGTCATGGCTCGGCCAGCAGAAGATGGACGAGGTGAGCAGGAAGGACCGGACGGCCTTGAACTACATCAAGTCACGCAGCAATCAGGGCGTCCGGCAGactgt GCGCGGGCTGATGGAGGATGACGCAGAGCCGATCTTCGAAGACGTGATGATGTCATCGCGGGGCCAGCTGGAGGACATGAACGAGGAGTTTGAAGACACTATGGTGATCGACCTG CCGCCATCAAGGAACAGACGTGAAAGAGCAGAATTAAGACCAGACTTCTTTGACTCTGCAGCGATGATTGAGGACGAGTCG GGATTCAGCATGCCCATGTTCTGA